One Mucilaginibacter ginkgonis genomic region harbors:
- a CDS encoding glycosyltransferase family 4 protein, producing the protein MRIFTWHIHGSYLFYLSQGNYEIYIPTRSQNDEGYYGRGETFPFGDNVIEIDAENVKDQEFDCILFQTNQNYLADQYEILSAQQRQLPKIYLEHDPPRQHPTDTRHVVNDPDVTLVHVTHFNNLMWDCGETPTTVIEHGVTDPGSLYRGDTERGIVVINNLPSRGRLLGFDIFKTVAKQVPLDLVGMGTGEWGLGEVLHPQLPEFRAAYRFFFNPIRYTSLGLAICEAMMAGIPVVGLATTELSAVITNENNGFIHTNVDYLIGKMQELIADPELARTIGERGRQTALERFNIQRFTKDWEHLFEKVTRTVNNGAIALA; encoded by the coding sequence ATGAGAATATTCACCTGGCACATCCACGGCAGTTACCTGTTTTATCTTTCGCAAGGCAACTATGAAATTTATATCCCAACGCGTTCTCAAAATGACGAAGGGTACTACGGCCGCGGCGAGACATTTCCTTTCGGCGACAACGTTATCGAGATAGATGCCGAAAATGTAAAAGATCAAGAGTTTGATTGCATCCTGTTCCAAACTAATCAGAACTATCTGGCAGACCAGTATGAGATATTGTCTGCACAACAACGCCAATTGCCAAAGATCTACCTGGAACACGATCCGCCAAGACAACACCCTACTGATACCCGACATGTTGTAAATGACCCGGATGTTACCCTTGTCCATGTAACACATTTCAACAATTTGATGTGGGATTGCGGCGAAACACCTACTACCGTCATAGAACACGGCGTTACAGACCCGGGGTCGCTTTATAGGGGCGATACAGAAAGGGGCATTGTGGTGATCAATAATCTCCCGAGCCGTGGCAGGTTATTAGGCTTCGATATTTTTAAAACCGTTGCTAAGCAAGTACCGCTAGACCTGGTAGGCATGGGAACCGGAGAATGGGGACTTGGCGAAGTACTGCACCCGCAACTGCCCGAGTTTAGGGCTGCATACCGTTTCTTTTTCAACCCAATAAGATATACCAGTCTTGGGCTGGCCATTTGTGAAGCGATGATGGCCGGTATCCCTGTTGTAGGGCTGGCCACGACAGAGCTCTCCGCAGTGATCACTAACGAGAACAACGGGTTTATTCATACCAACGTGGATTACCTGATTGGAAAAATGCAGGAATTAATTGCCGACCCGGAACTGGCAAGGACCATTGGTGAGCGCGGGCGACAGACTGCCTTAGAAAGGTTTAATATACAGCGATTTACAAAAGACTGGGAACATCTGTTCGAAAAAGTGACCAGGACAGTTAACAACGGTGCAATCGCTTTAGCATAG
- a CDS encoding glycosyltransferase family 4 protein, with protein sequence MKNNPIRIALISEHASPLADLGGVDTGGQNVYVAQLAKELAEQGHYIDVYTRKESAQNAEVVDWLPHVRVIHVKAGPAAVIAKENILQYMDDFRDNMQQFILNEGLQYDLCHANFFMSGLVASGLKNALGIPFVITFHALGHIRKLHQKDQDKFPVERLAIEKMLCREADMIIAECPQDKEDLMNHCSAEEEKIAVAPCGYSHTEFYPVNKALARKMLNIKPEDKIILQLGRMVERKGIDNVIQAVALSNQGSAEKIKLVIVGGDQDDMSSSNCPEYARLLNLAKSLGVADEVIFAGKKTRKDLKYYYAAADIFITTPWYEPFGITPLEAMACGTPVIGANVGGIKYSVADGVTGALVPPKDPAKLSQKINELITSDVLLEQLGTNALAHVKTHFTWKKVASLMHDVYRSVLLAAGNNVAETDLKDTAAA encoded by the coding sequence ATGAAAAATAACCCGATAAGAATTGCTTTAATAAGTGAACATGCTTCGCCGTTAGCAGACCTTGGCGGTGTAGATACCGGCGGCCAAAACGTTTATGTGGCTCAATTGGCTAAAGAACTTGCCGAGCAAGGCCATTACATTGATGTTTACACGCGTAAAGAAAGCGCTCAAAATGCCGAGGTTGTGGATTGGCTGCCGCATGTAAGAGTAATACACGTTAAGGCAGGGCCTGCGGCTGTTATCGCTAAGGAAAACATTCTGCAATACATGGACGACTTTAGAGATAACATGCAGCAGTTCATACTAAACGAGGGTTTACAATATGATCTTTGCCATGCCAATTTCTTTATGTCGGGGCTGGTGGCATCGGGTTTAAAAAACGCTTTAGGCATTCCATTCGTGATCACATTCCATGCTTTGGGCCACATTCGCAAGCTGCATCAAAAAGATCAGGACAAGTTTCCGGTTGAACGGCTGGCAATCGAGAAAATGCTATGCCGCGAAGCGGACATGATCATTGCAGAATGCCCGCAAGACAAAGAAGATCTGATGAACCACTGTAGCGCCGAAGAGGAGAAGATTGCAGTTGCGCCATGCGGATACAGCCATACAGAATTTTACCCTGTAAATAAAGCACTGGCCCGCAAAATGCTCAATATCAAGCCCGAAGATAAAATCATATTGCAATTGGGCCGCATGGTAGAGCGCAAGGGCATTGATAACGTAATCCAGGCCGTAGCATTGTCTAATCAAGGGTCGGCGGAAAAAATCAAATTGGTTATTGTTGGCGGAGACCAGGATGATATGTCATCATCCAATTGCCCGGAATACGCAAGGTTGCTGAACCTGGCTAAGTCTTTAGGCGTAGCCGACGAAGTGATTTTTGCAGGAAAGAAAACCCGCAAAGACTTAAAATATTATTACGCGGCCGCGGATATTTTTATCACAACGCCCTGGTATGAGCCTTTTGGCATTACTCCTTTAGAAGCTATGGCTTGCGGTACGCCGGTTATCGGGGCAAACGTAGGAGGAATTAAATATTCTGTTGCCGACGGCGTAACAGGCGCGCTGGTACCGCCTAAAGATCCTGCAAAGCTTTCACAAAAGATTAACGAACTCATAACTAGCGACGTCTTGCTCGAACAGTTAGGGACAAATGCTTTAGCGCACGTGAAAACACATTTCACCTGGAAAAAGGTTGCTTCATTAATGCATGATGTTTACAGATCTGTTTTGTTGGCGGCGGGAAATAATGTTGCCGAAACAGATCTTAAAGACACGGCTGCCGCGTAA